A section of the Clostridium sp. TW13 genome encodes:
- the purD gene encoding phosphoribosylamine--glycine ligase, with the protein MKILLIGSGGREHAMARKFSKSSKVSKIFVAPGNGGTALEDKCENVAITGIDKLLAFAKENNIELTVVGPEDPLTEGISDAFKAEGLRIFGPCKNGAMLEGSKSFSKEFMKKYGVKTAAYEVFEDAEKAMAYLYTVDYPIVIKADGLAAGKGVSICETVEEGKKAISDFMLDDIFNGAGKRVVIEEFLVGVEASILSITDGKTIIPFISAKDHKQIYDGGKGPNTGGMGVISPNPYVTDEVLQDFKDNIMARTLDGIQKEGFDFKGIIFFGVMITKKGSYLLEYNVRMGDPETQSVLGLMDTDFVELIEAALDERLSDVEVQWKNGACCNVVLASKGYPLSYKKGYEISIDESVKNDVIIAGATLKNGKLLTSGGRVLSVVGVGKDYEEARKVAYEKLQKVSFEGMVYRTDIGKVE; encoded by the coding sequence ATGAAGATTTTACTTATTGGTTCTGGTGGAAGAGAACATGCAATGGCAAGAAAGTTTAGCAAAAGTTCAAAAGTATCAAAAATATTTGTGGCTCCAGGAAATGGAGGAACAGCTCTTGAAGATAAATGTGAAAATGTAGCAATTACAGGCATAGATAAACTTTTAGCTTTTGCAAAAGAAAATAATATAGAGCTAACTGTAGTTGGACCTGAAGATCCACTTACTGAAGGAATTTCAGATGCATTTAAGGCTGAAGGCTTAAGAATATTTGGACCATGCAAGAATGGTGCAATGTTAGAAGGAAGCAAAAGTTTCTCAAAAGAGTTTATGAAAAAGTATGGTGTCAAAACAGCAGCATATGAGGTTTTTGAGGATGCTGAAAAAGCAATGGCTTATTTATATACAGTAGATTATCCAATAGTTATTAAGGCTGATGGACTTGCTGCTGGTAAGGGTGTAAGTATTTGTGAAACTGTAGAAGAAGGAAAGAAAGCTATATCAGATTTTATGCTTGATGATATCTTTAATGGAGCAGGTAAGAGAGTTGTTATTGAAGAATTCTTGGTGGGTGTAGAAGCATCAATTTTATCAATAACTGATGGAAAAACTATAATACCTTTTATCTCTGCCAAGGATCATAAGCAAATTTATGATGGAGGCAAAGGTCCTAATACAGGTGGAATGGGAGTAATATCTCCAAACCCTTATGTTACTGATGAAGTTTTACAAGACTTTAAAGATAATATCATGGCAAGAACTTTAGATGGAATACAAAAAGAAGGCTTTGATTTTAAAGGAATAATCTTCTTTGGTGTTATGATAACAAAAAAAGGCAGTTATCTTTTAGAATATAATGTAAGAATGGGAGATCCAGAAACTCAATCTGTTTTAGGTTTAATGGACACAGACTTTGTTGAGTTAATTGAAGCTGCTTTAGATGAAAGATTAAGTGATGTGGAAGTGCAGTGGAAGAATGGAGCATGTTGTAATGTTGTTCTTGCATCAAAAGGATATCCACTAAGTTATAAAAAAGGTTATGAAATTAGTATTGATGAATCTGTAAAGAATGATGTGATAATTGCAGGAGCAACTTTGAAAAATGGCAAATTACTTACTTCAGGTGGAAGAGTTCTTTCTGTAGTAGGTGTTGGAAAAGACTATGAGGAAGCTAGAAAAGTTGCTTACGAAAAGCTTCAAAAAGTAAGCTTTGAAGGCATGGTTTATAGAACTGACATAGGTAAAGTAGAATAA